From Triticum aestivum cultivar Chinese Spring chromosome 7B, IWGSC CS RefSeq v2.1, whole genome shotgun sequence:
GACCTTCTTGTCGCGGGTGGCGAGGGCGTCGGGCCCGCCGGAGGCGACGTCCTTGAAGTCGACGTCGAGGGTGTAGCGGGTGGGCATGATGTGGGTGAAGTTGACCAGCTTCAGGAAGCACTTCACGCGCGActtcttggccgtcttcttggccGAGTCCTTGCGGATCACCTTCTTGGGGTACTTGGCTAGGCCGGCGACGAGGCAGTGGCCGTAGGGGCGGTCGCGTGTGCCCTCCTCGAAAACGCGCACAATGACCGCCTTCCGGCCGGCGAACCGACCCTGGAGAAGGATCACCGCCTTGCCGGGCTTCAGGAACTTCACCATCTTCgcgtgctccgccgccgccgagTGGGTTGTGTGGGTTTGGTCTGGGAAATGGGGATAGATTGGACGGGAGGAGCTTATATAgtgcggcggcgctagggttttgacgatgGTTCATCGGTTTGGATGGTTTTAGTTTGATCGGACGGTGACAAGGTTAGGAGATCCGATGAAGTCGTGGGACCGGGCCGCGACCTTTTTTTCCTCATCTCATATAGGTAAATTATATACTCTTAAAAAAATGTATGGTTGAGTACTACCTTGTGCTGGTTTATTGGTCCCATTATATTACATGCCAAATTttaatcataaatttaactaataaaatattcatgcatgtcataacaaattatatcattgaaaactatgttcaaatatgaatccaacgatgaGATCGAATGAAGTCGTGGGACTGGACCGTGATTTTTTTTCCTCGTCATATAGGTAAATTCTCTTAAAAGAATGTAAGATTGAGAGTATATATacactactacctctgtcctggtttattggtccttaTTATATTTTTTGCTAAATtttaaccataaatttaactaacaacaTGTTCATTCATGTCAAtaaaaatgatataatttttggtgacatgcattaatatttttaGTTAAAAAAAATTATCAAAATTGGCACAAATTATAAAAAAGACCAATAAACCAGAACGAAGATAGTACTTGAAAGGAATGTAAGGCTTCATGTTCACTTTTTTTCCCATCATCCCTTTGTCCAAtctttcttttttttgcgagaaaaactttcaatctattcatcttcaaccaTAGTACAATGaacactaaaaataataaaaattacatccagatccgtagactacctagcgacgactacaagcactgaagcgagccgaaggcgtgccgctgtcatcgcccctccctcgccagaGCCGGCAAATGTTGTTGTAGTATACAgtcgagaagtcgtcgtgctaaggcccaatagaaccaacgcaccagaacaacaaccgccgtagatgaagagtgtagatcaaaaggatccaacttgaagacacacgaacgaagacgaatgacgaacagatccgagcaaatccaccaaagacagatccgccggagacacacctccacacgcccactgaTGATGCTAGACGCACAACCGGAAATGGGGCTagacggggagacctttattccatcttcagggagtcgccgccgtctcgccttcctgagtaggacacaaaccccaacaaaactcaaaaaaagatctaaaaacggagccctcccaccggcaagggccgagatccactctgtctccatggccctaaggccaccggagacgggacGAACC
This genomic window contains:
- the LOC123158964 gene encoding 60S ribosomal protein L27-3, which codes for MVKFLKPGKAVILLQGRFAGRKAVIVRVFEEGTRDRPYGHCLVAGLAKYPKKVIRKDSAKKTAKKSRVKCFLKLVNFTHIMPTRYTLDVDFKDVASGGPDALATRDKKVASCKAAKARLEERFKTGKNRWFFTKLRF